Proteins from a single region of Aerococcus viridans:
- the addA gene encoding helicase-exonuclease AddAB subunit AddA has product MKNRQKQTTIPLQTEANARYTADQWAAIHLEGDNLLVSASAGSGKTSVLVQRILQKVRRGYGVDELLVVTFTEKAASEMKERLEVAFQEMINEESDADSRQHYLQQIAKLPQANISTIDAFCKQVIQRYYFLIDLDPVYRLLTDETENMMHFENVWEALKEDLLAEGNPDYLRMAKHFASDRKDDKIDQLIFDLYNKSRVHTHPNDWLDGLVAKYPDEDTPYGESAFYQEYVVPTLIDEIEALENTIRLYIEDLPVAEAVGFEKMATSMKEKLAYLDQLKTNVRASYKDAYQQIIATSFPALVSMSKKDFEDGNDAQIDLRTQLGKRHNKTIKDVFDKDIMPYFTFDEQYQGLFIQEAKKLGQAIINVEKVFTERMTAHKFDQRILDFSDIELFTYQILSKQLADTEAGDGESMSGNVNTMNEAKAYYRDKFTEVMVDEYQDVNALQEAILQAVSGNPEHPNMFMVGDVKQSIYRFRFAEPGLFIHKFNQFADGNGGQRIVLAENFRSRADVLDFTNFIFRQVMDPQVGQIAYDEDAALKLGFTAYPETDRMQTEILLYEEEDGGKSSDYDQEGLDGLEGDVSNGTKMQAELIAQSILDKVNNQHMIYDKKLQVDRPITFNDIVILVATRRHHSELEDVFAQYKIPLMLDDSANYFQRTEIRVMLNVLKFINNPYQDIPLAAILRSPIIGLNEQDLAKIRIANKQATYYDAMKTYMAMDEGQDERVAEKLRTLNDWHLAWRDIARDKPLATLIWQIYTDTGFLDYVGGMPNGEIRQNNLHGFYKLASDYEASAFKGIFQFIRFVEKIQEKDNDLQAPKHGDEARSAVHVYTIHHSKGLEFPLVYVYNISKRFNTQDLRNPVIYNDTIGIGVKLSDRTRHITYPNMFEMMAKRFEKKDMLAEEMRKLYVALTRAEQQLVLVGMVKNFDTTIGKWQGLLMKDEQLSPSGRIKANNLLDWIGPALMRHHDFDEVNHSVHIPDYLANTKTNFRVAVVSSEDALAARSKWVQKVDESNQVDQAELLAAIFSDDKMATDDQDNKQVIQLPAADFDYAYQSATKTTSFQSVSELKRMLQDPSDQDLQPWSVNNQNKLTKTFRYIEEDYDQPSFLAREQAVTPTAIGSAAHLLMQKVNLRAKPSEATFKALFDDLCQRGVLSQQLWPHIQVDKLVAFFDTAVGQLILKQVDHVYREETFSLMVAGSEIFTDMATDDDLLVHGTIDGFILLQDEIFLYDFKTDRIAYLNESQQEQTLIDRYQGQMDLYAQALETIWGRPVTQKMIISLDALKTFFV; this is encoded by the coding sequence ATGAAGAATAGACAGAAACAAACCACTATTCCATTACAAACAGAAGCTAATGCCCGTTATACAGCCGACCAATGGGCAGCGATTCATTTAGAAGGGGATAACCTGCTCGTTTCAGCCTCTGCTGGATCTGGTAAAACGAGTGTCCTTGTCCAACGTATCTTGCAAAAGGTACGACGCGGCTATGGGGTGGATGAGTTACTGGTTGTAACGTTTACCGAAAAAGCGGCTAGTGAAATGAAAGAGCGGTTGGAAGTAGCCTTTCAAGAAATGATCAATGAAGAATCTGACGCTGACAGCCGTCAACATTATCTGCAACAAATCGCCAAATTGCCGCAAGCCAATATTTCAACCATTGACGCCTTTTGTAAGCAAGTCATCCAACGTTATTATTTCTTGATTGATCTAGACCCAGTTTACCGATTGTTAACCGATGAAACTGAAAATATGATGCATTTTGAAAATGTTTGGGAGGCCTTGAAAGAGGACTTATTAGCAGAAGGCAATCCAGATTATTTACGTATGGCAAAACACTTTGCTTCCGACCGTAAAGATGACAAAATTGACCAGCTGATTTTTGACCTATACAACAAGTCTCGGGTCCATACCCATCCAAACGACTGGTTAGATGGATTAGTAGCCAAATATCCGGATGAGGATACCCCCTATGGTGAGTCTGCTTTTTATCAAGAATATGTGGTCCCTACTTTAATAGATGAAATTGAAGCCCTCGAAAATACTATTCGTTTGTATATCGAAGACCTGCCGGTTGCTGAAGCGGTTGGTTTTGAAAAAATGGCCACTTCTATGAAAGAAAAGTTAGCTTACTTAGACCAATTGAAGACGAATGTGAGGGCCTCTTATAAGGATGCTTACCAACAAATTATTGCAACATCTTTCCCAGCTTTAGTTTCAATGAGTAAGAAGGACTTTGAAGATGGTAACGACGCGCAAATTGATTTACGAACTCAGTTAGGAAAACGACACAATAAAACAATTAAGGACGTATTCGACAAGGATATCATGCCTTACTTTACTTTTGACGAGCAATATCAAGGCCTCTTTATTCAAGAGGCTAAAAAACTTGGGCAAGCTATTATAAATGTGGAGAAGGTCTTTACTGAACGAATGACAGCCCATAAATTTGACCAAAGAATCTTAGATTTCTCAGATATTGAACTTTTCACCTATCAAATTTTAAGTAAGCAGTTAGCGGACACAGAAGCTGGCGACGGCGAAAGTATGAGTGGAAACGTCAATACTATGAATGAGGCTAAGGCTTACTATCGGGATAAGTTCACTGAAGTCATGGTGGATGAGTATCAGGATGTCAACGCCTTACAGGAAGCCATTCTACAAGCTGTATCAGGGAATCCGGAACATCCAAATATGTTCATGGTGGGGGATGTGAAGCAGTCGATTTACCGTTTCCGCTTTGCTGAACCAGGTTTATTTATCCATAAATTCAACCAATTCGCGGATGGTAATGGAGGGCAAAGGATTGTCTTAGCGGAAAACTTCCGGTCAAGAGCAGATGTCCTTGATTTTACCAACTTTATCTTCCGCCAAGTCATGGATCCACAAGTGGGGCAGATTGCTTATGATGAGGATGCAGCCCTTAAATTGGGCTTTACCGCCTATCCAGAAACCGACCGAATGCAGACTGAAATCCTCCTTTACGAAGAGGAAGATGGCGGTAAATCTAGCGATTACGACCAGGAAGGTTTAGATGGTCTAGAAGGCGACGTCTCAAATGGGACGAAAATGCAAGCAGAATTGATTGCCCAATCCATTTTGGACAAGGTTAACAACCAGCACATGATTTATGATAAAAAGCTACAGGTGGATAGGCCCATCACCTTTAATGACATAGTAATTCTTGTAGCAACTAGACGTCACCATTCGGAATTAGAGGATGTTTTTGCTCAATATAAAATTCCTTTGATGTTGGATGATTCGGCGAACTATTTCCAGCGTACAGAAATCCGTGTCATGTTGAATGTCTTAAAATTTATCAATAATCCTTACCAAGATATCCCACTGGCGGCTATTTTGCGGTCACCAATTATTGGCTTAAATGAACAAGACCTAGCGAAAATCCGGATTGCCAACAAACAGGCCACCTACTATGACGCCATGAAAACTTATATGGCAATGGATGAAGGGCAAGATGAAAGAGTAGCTGAAAAATTGCGGACTTTGAATGATTGGCACTTAGCGTGGCGAGACATCGCCCGCGACAAACCGTTGGCGACTTTAATCTGGCAAATTTATACAGATACGGGCTTCCTTGATTATGTTGGTGGGATGCCAAATGGGGAGATCCGGCAAAATAACTTGCATGGTTTTTATAAATTGGCGTCTGACTATGAAGCATCAGCCTTTAAGGGGATTTTCCAATTTATCCGCTTTGTTGAGAAAATTCAAGAGAAAGACAACGACCTGCAAGCACCCAAACACGGGGACGAAGCGCGATCTGCGGTCCATGTCTATACTATTCATCATTCAAAAGGTTTAGAGTTTCCGCTCGTTTACGTGTATAACATTTCCAAGCGTTTTAACACTCAAGACCTAAGGAATCCGGTGATTTATAATGACACTATCGGTATTGGGGTGAAATTGTCTGATAGAACACGCCACATCACCTATCCAAATATGTTTGAAATGATGGCTAAACGTTTTGAGAAGAAAGACATGTTGGCTGAAGAAATGCGAAAATTATACGTGGCCTTAACTCGAGCGGAACAGCAACTGGTATTAGTGGGTATGGTAAAAAACTTCGATACCACGATTGGCAAGTGGCAAGGGCTTTTGATGAAAGACGAGCAACTATCGCCCTCAGGCCGGATTAAAGCCAACAATCTACTTGATTGGATTGGCCCAGCGCTGATGCGCCACCACGATTTTGACGAGGTCAACCATTCAGTCCATATTCCAGACTATCTAGCCAACACCAAGACCAATTTCCGGGTTGCAGTCGTTTCTAGCGAAGATGCACTTGCGGCCCGTAGTAAGTGGGTACAGAAAGTCGATGAATCCAACCAAGTTGACCAAGCAGAACTTTTAGCGGCCATATTTTCAGATGACAAAATGGCTACCGATGATCAAGATAATAAACAAGTCATTCAGCTACCAGCTGCCGACTTCGATTATGCTTATCAATCGGCGACCAAGACAACATCCTTCCAATCAGTATCAGAATTGAAACGGATGCTTCAAGATCCAAGTGACCAGGACTTGCAACCTTGGTCAGTTAACAATCAAAATAAATTGACTAAGACCTTCCGTTATATAGAAGAAGACTATGACCAACCGAGTTTCTTGGCCAGAGAACAAGCTGTCACACCAACAGCTATTGGGTCAGCGGCCCATTTGTTAATGCAGAAGGTGAACTTAAGGGCTAAACCAAGTGAAGCGACCTTTAAAGCCCTCTTTGATGACCTATGCCAAAGAGGAGTTTTAAGCCAACAACTTTGGCCCCATATTCAAGTGGATAAACTAGTAGCCTTCTTCGATACGGCAGTGGGGCAATTGATTTTGAAACAAGTTGACCACGTATATAGAGAAGAAACATTCTCTCTGATGGTTGCTGGATCAGAAATCTTTACGGATATGGCAACAGATGATGACTTGTTGGTCCACGGGACAATTGATGGTTTTATTTTGTTACAGGATGAAATCTTCCTGTATGACTTTAAGACTGACCGGATTGCTTATCTAAATGAAAGCCAGCAAGAACAAACCTTGATCGACCGTTACCAAGGGCAAATGGATCTATATGCCCAAGCCCTTGAAACCATTTGGGGACGGCCGGTTACACAGAAAATGATTATATCTTTAGATGCATTAAAAACTTTTTTTGTCTAA
- a CDS encoding RluA family pseudouridine synthase, with translation MTEEKTVFNYTYTGEDGLRLDQFVTNQFTDESRTTIKKWIKDKLVTVNGKVAKASQALVNGDLVGVEKPTPAEAEEFKPVAEKMALDIVFEDDDILVVTKPVNLVVHPSVNHLTNTLVNGLLYHVQENGSQLAVGRESFRPGIVHRLDKDTTGLLVVAKSQAALENLTEQVANHQMTRIYTGLVYGEIFEAGGTIDAPIRRHEKDRLKFEANEAGRHAVTHFTVKHRYVGYTLVNFQLETGRTHQIRVHANFINHPIVDDPLYARQYKERFFSENGQLLHAHRLELDHPITGEHMVFDAPIPDNFQDVLHQLTFKGV, from the coding sequence TTGACAGAAGAAAAGACAGTATTTAATTATACTTATACGGGTGAAGACGGCTTGCGTTTAGACCAATTCGTGACTAACCAATTTACAGACGAAAGCCGGACAACAATCAAAAAATGGATCAAGGACAAATTGGTCACAGTAAATGGCAAGGTGGCAAAAGCCTCACAAGCCTTGGTTAATGGAGACTTAGTCGGAGTTGAAAAACCGACCCCTGCAGAAGCGGAAGAATTTAAACCAGTAGCCGAAAAGATGGCTTTAGATATCGTATTTGAAGATGATGACATTTTGGTGGTCACTAAACCAGTCAATTTGGTCGTGCATCCTTCAGTCAACCACCTAACCAATACCCTAGTGAATGGTTTGTTATACCATGTACAGGAAAATGGGTCGCAACTAGCGGTTGGTCGCGAGTCTTTTAGACCAGGTATTGTCCACCGTTTAGACAAGGACACCACCGGATTATTAGTGGTCGCTAAATCACAAGCAGCCCTTGAAAATCTTACTGAACAAGTGGCTAACCACCAAATGACACGAATTTATACAGGTTTAGTATATGGTGAAATTTTTGAAGCGGGCGGGACCATTGATGCGCCAATCCGCCGTCATGAAAAAGATCGGTTGAAATTTGAAGCCAACGAAGCTGGTCGTCACGCAGTTACGCATTTTACGGTCAAACACCGGTACGTTGGTTATACCTTAGTCAACTTCCAACTGGAAACAGGTAGAACCCACCAAATTCGTGTTCATGCTAATTTTATCAACCATCCAATCGTGGATGATCCTTTGTATGCAAGGCAATATAAAGAGCGGTTCTTCAGTGAAAACGGCCAATTATTACATGCCCACCGCTTAGAATTAGACCACCCGATAACTGGTGAACATATGGTCTTTGATGCGCCAATTCCTGATAATTTCCAGGACGTATTGCACCAGTTGACTTTTAAGGGTGTATAG
- a CDS encoding YneF family protein yields MLSTGAWILIVIIAAILGAVGGFFIARKYMVNYFEENPPISDDMIRSMMMSMGQKPSEKRVRQITQSMKKSNKKSK; encoded by the coding sequence ATGCTAAGTACAGGAGCTTGGATTTTAATCGTAATTATCGCAGCTATTTTAGGTGCTGTTGGGGGATTCTTTATCGCCCGTAAATATATGGTGAACTATTTTGAAGAAAATCCACCAATTTCTGATGACATGATTCGTTCAATGATGATGTCAATGGGTCAAAAACCTTCAGAAAAACGTGTGCGTCAAATCACACAATCTATGAAGAAATCGAACAAAAAATCTAAATGA
- a CDS encoding viroplasmin family protein, with amino-acid sequence MAKFYAVKKGKTPGIYKTWPDCQKQVKGFSGAVYKSFTSLEEAEAFMGNGARPVSKTSQGEEIRWLTKDGKNGQVDADTMSVYVDGSFDKNSGYFGYGGVVLYQDTVKTFKGGRNTEGLAKMRNVAGEIIAAMHAVKIAQKSGAKNVVIYHDYMGIAEWALKSWQAKNNYTKEYQQYMQEQAKNLAIGFVKVAAHTGNQYNEHADQLAKDGIRQAKSANK; translated from the coding sequence ATGGCAAAATTTTATGCAGTGAAAAAAGGAAAAACACCAGGAATCTACAAGACCTGGCCTGACTGTCAGAAACAAGTTAAAGGCTTTTCGGGTGCAGTCTATAAGTCATTTACTAGCCTAGAAGAGGCAGAAGCCTTTATGGGTAATGGGGCACGACCGGTGTCTAAAACGAGTCAAGGGGAAGAAATCCGCTGGCTAACAAAAGACGGTAAAAACGGCCAGGTTGATGCTGATACCATGTCCGTTTATGTAGACGGTTCTTTCGATAAAAATTCTGGTTATTTTGGCTACGGGGGTGTAGTCTTATACCAGGATACAGTCAAAACTTTCAAGGGTGGTCGTAACACAGAAGGTTTAGCTAAAATGCGGAATGTAGCCGGTGAAATTATCGCTGCGATGCATGCGGTTAAAATTGCGCAAAAATCAGGGGCTAAAAATGTCGTAATTTACCATGATTATATGGGGATTGCTGAGTGGGCCTTAAAATCTTGGCAGGCCAAAAACAATTATACCAAGGAATATCAGCAATATATGCAAGAACAGGCCAAGAACCTAGCTATCGGCTTTGTGAAAGTCGCAGCCCACACAGGTAACCAATATAATGAGCACGCTGACCAATTAGCTAAAGACGGGATTCGCCAAGCCAAATCAGCCAATAAATAA
- the lspA gene encoding signal peptidase II, with protein sequence MLLNYLLIVILVGIDQIVKYWTVANFAVNEGQDFIPGILSFFYIQNDGAAWGIFSGQMWLFYIITVAVVAVLVYMLHKEAKGAPLLATGLSFMIAGALGNFIDRLHLNYVIDMFRLEFMDFPIFNIADVCLTIGVIMMIVYMITTPEDQLERRTANK encoded by the coding sequence ATGTTACTGAATTATCTATTAATCGTAATTTTAGTTGGTATTGACCAAATCGTGAAGTATTGGACAGTGGCCAATTTTGCTGTCAATGAAGGACAAGATTTCATACCAGGCATTCTTTCCTTCTTTTATATCCAAAATGATGGAGCTGCTTGGGGAATTTTCTCAGGGCAAATGTGGCTATTTTATATCATTACTGTTGCTGTTGTGGCAGTCCTCGTCTATATGCTCCATAAGGAAGCTAAAGGCGCGCCGCTACTGGCTACAGGCCTTTCCTTTATGATTGCAGGAGCATTGGGTAACTTTATCGACCGCCTGCATTTAAACTACGTGATCGACATGTTTCGATTAGAATTTATGGATTTCCCAATATTTAACATAGCGGATGTTTGTTTAACCATTGGTGTCATTATGATGATTGTCTACATGATCACTACCCCCGAAGACCAGTTGGAAAGAAGAACCGCTAACAAGTGA